A single region of the Drosophila miranda strain MSH22 chromosome 2, D.miranda_PacBio2.1, whole genome shotgun sequence genome encodes:
- the LOC108155348 gene encoding phosphoinositide 3-kinase regulatory subunit 4: MGNQLVGIAPSQIYAVEHYFSGQFGSEITFSSNMGSTRFFKVAKAKTEEGLIVVKVFVKHDPTLPLEDHKERLEGIKKTLTLANAVNCLPFQRVELIDKAAYIMREYVKHSLYDRVSTRPFLTVLEKKWITFQILCALNQCHKQKICHGDIKLENILITSWNWILLSDFASFKPTYLPEDNPADYTYFFDTSRRRTCYIAPERFVKTLASDDDGNNGNMSVIHTDSIIRLAPSYAGNTLLPAMDIFSAGCALLELWTEGTAPFELSQLLAYRRGERDLVEKHLAGIENERLRNLLASMIDIQALNRKSAEDYLDQERGQLFPEYFYSFLQSYLQMFSSTPIMSPDDKIQCLHKDIGHCIKVLTQAQDLTPEEDEQDAEQEKKDPTMCGRLPPEHDGLILIITVVTSCIRGLKQSNTKIAALELLQKLSKYTTSETILDRILPYILNLAQKSPAKVQVQAIETLTACLSMVKDIPRSDANVFPEYILPYITDLASESSAVIVRVAFARNIAALAKSAVYFLEETQRNAPNEMPTPRYEAELNALHDIVRQAVLSLLTDSQPIVKQTLMESGICDLCAFFGKEKANDVILSHIMTFLNDEDKNLRGAFYDNIAGVAGYVGWQASDILVPLLQQGFTDREEFVIAKAIRAVTILIELGHIKKPAVTEIVKETACYLCHPNLWVRHEICGMIATTARNLSAIDVQCKIMPAIGAFLKVPLIQVEKAHILLDCVQPPIPRQIFDSVLRFQDIHHFLGALEDRARVRKQTRHGSLPQYDDMGQTLRNLFRRLTSEGLTDLIEIQLLAMKPFLIALKHKASQDLDDTASGNGRIVVSRKQVACHEYPLADKAIKMPAENRSNETHAPAMVSPASDAVSTPLGVGGMAGSPATGGMALGVPPTTVSAATSLGEYTMPERNGWLERSSECRKDLETLTQKIKSRYNVLAISQRCSYDKLVTPYPPNWRLNGTLVAHLHEHSESVIKLASLRPHGSLFASGSIDGTVRLWDCSKLNGNQGINKSRQVYFANTPIYALAACDSGQSLAVGGKDGSLLMMRIDRNSAKMTLQQALEQNEHNDGPVVDMHAYDQATQSVIVYATLYGGIVAWDTRMQHSAWRLQNELRHGVITTICADPTGSWLATGTSGGKHICWDLRFRLPIAEIKHPADSWIRKVACHPTEPSYLISASQSNNEVSVWNIETGQRQTVLWASPAPVLTNTSLNDPATTCGILSGVVDGAPFILTGSSDQRIRYWDIASPKNSSLKVPAANDNLTDVAFNYSARLIDGSQVIEEQVISMGTGDSQQLRTSTEENPRSGPDMPTASHRDAITDLLMCKDKGQIYIASASRDGVIKLWK, translated from the exons ATGGGCAATCAGCTGGTTGGTATAGCCCCCTCGCAGATTTATGCGGTGGAGCACTATTTCTCGGGCCAGTTTGGCAGCGAAATCACATTCAGCTCCAA CATGGGGAGTACACGTTTCTTCAAAGTGGCCAAAGCAAAGACCGAGGAGGGTTTAATTGTTGTCAAGGTGTTTGTGAAGCATGATCCCACGCTACCGCTGGAGGATCACAAGGAGCGGCTGGAGGGCATCAAGAAGACTCTAACCCTGGCGAATGCTGTCAACTGCCTGCCCTTTCAACGGGTGGAG CTCATCGACAAGGCGGCCTACATAATGCGGGAGTACGTGAAACACAGCCTCTACGATAGGGTGTCCACACGCCCCTTTCTCACAGTTCTCGAGAAGAAGTGGATCACCTTTCAGATTCTGTGCGCCCTTAACCAGTGCCACAAGCAAAAGATATGCCACGGCGACATAAAGCTGGAGAACATATTGATCACTTCCTGGAACTGGATTTTACTCTCGGACTTCGCTTCGTTCAAGCCCACATATCTGCCGGAAGATAACCCAGCCGATTACACGTACTTCTTTGATACGAGCAGACGGCGCACTTGCTACATTGCTCCAGAGCGCTTCGTCAAGACCCTGGCATCGGACGATGATGGGAACAATGGCAACATGTCGGTGATCCATACGGACTCCATAATTCGTCTGGCGCCCAGTTATGCAGGCAATACTCTGCTCCCTGCTATGGACATATTCTCAGCGGG CTGCGCCTTGCTGGAACTCTGGACCGAGGGAACTGCTCCCTTTGAGCTGTCCCAGCTGCTGGCCTATAGGCGCGGCGAACGCGATCTTGTGGAGAAGCATTTGGCAGGGATCGAGAACGAGAGGCTGCGCAATCTGCTGGCCTCCATGATTGATATTCAAGCGTTAAATCGAAAGAGCGCCGAAGACTACTTAGATCAGGAGCGCGGGCAGCTGTTCCCCGAATACTTCTACTCGTTCCTTCAGTCCTATTTGCAAATGTTCTCTTCGACGCCCATCATGTCGCCGGATGACAAGATTCAATGCCTGCACAAGGATATTGGACATTGCATCAAGGTCTTGACCCAAGCACAGGACCTGACGCCCGAAGAGGACGAACAGGATGCCGAGCAGGAGAAGAAGGATCCAACGATGTGCGGCCGTCTGCCGCCagagcacgatggcctcataTTGATCATTACGGTGGTCACCTCTTGCATTCGGGGTCTGAAGCAGTCCAACACGAAGATTGCCGCCTTGGAGCTGCTGCAGAAGCTGTCCAAGTACACCACATCGGAAACCATATTGGATCGCATATTGCCCTACATT CTGAATCTGGCCCAGAAATCGCCAGCCAAGGTTCAGGTTCAGGCCATCGAGACGCTGACTGCCTGCCTGAGCATGGTCAAGGACATTCCACGCAGCGATGCCAACGTCTTTCCCGAGTACATTCTACCCTACATCACGGACTTGGCCAGCGAATCGAGTGCGGTGATTGTGCGCGTGGCCTTTGCCCGGAACATTGCAGCGCTGGCCAAGAGTGCCGTCTACTTCCTGGAGGAGACGCAGCGCAACGCTCCGAATGAGATGCCCACGCCACGCTACGAGGCGGAGCTGAATGCCCTGCATGACATTGTGCGGCAGGCGGTGCTCAGTTTGCTGACGGACTCGCAGCCCATTGTGAAGCAGACGCTGATGGAGTCGGGCATTTGCGACTTGTGCGCCTTCTTTGGCAAGGAGAAGGCCAACGATGTGATACTCTCGCACATCATGACCTTCCTCAACGACGAAGACAAGAACCTGCGAGGAGCCTTCTACGACAACATTGCCGGAGTGGCAGGCTACGTGGGCTGGCAGGCCTCGGACATATTGGTGCCGCTGCTTCAGCAGGGATTCACGGATCGCGAGGAGTTCGTCATTGCCAAGGCCATACGAGCCGTGACCATTCTCATTGAGCTCGGCCACATCAAGAAGCCCGCTGTCACGGAGATTGTCAAGGAGACGGCCTGCTATCTCTGCCATCCCAATTTGTGGGTGCGACACGAGATCTGCGGCATGATTGCCACCACGGCACGCAATCTCAGCGCCATCGATGTGCAGTGCAAGATTATGCCAGCAATTGGCGCCTTCCTCAAGGTGCCGCTCATCCAAGTGGAGAAGGCGCACATTCTGCTGGACTGCGTGCAGCCCCCCATACCCAGGCAGATCTTCGACAGTGTGCTGCGCTTTCAGGATATCCATCATTTCCTGGGAGCTCTCGAGGATCGTGCTCGAGTACGCAAGCAGACAAGACACGGATCGCTGCCCCAATATGACGACATGGGACAGACGCTGCGGAAT CTCTTTCGACGCCTCACTTCTGAAGGATTAACCGACCTAATTGAGATCCAGCTGCTGGCCATGAAGCCCTTCTTGATAGCTCTGAAACACAAGGCCTCACAGGATCTGGACGACACCGCCTCAGGAAATGGACGCATTGTGGTCAGCCGCAAGCAGGTGGCCTGTCATgaatatccgctggcagacaaggCCATCAAAATGCCTGCCGAGAACC GATCCAACGAGACCCATGCTCCGGCCATGGTGTCGCCAGCGTCCGATGCCGTGTCCACTCCTCTGGGGGTCGGAGGGATGGCTGGAAGTCCGGCCACAGGAGGTATGGCGTTGGGCGTGCCACCCACTACTGTCAGTGCAGCCACTTCTTTGGGGGAGTACACGATGCCGGAGCGCAACGGCTGGTTGGAGCGTTCTTCAGAGTGCCGCAAAGATTTGGAAACGCTGACCCAGAAGATCAAGAGCCGCTACAATGTGCTGGCCATCTCGCAGCGCTGCAGCTACGACAAGCTGGTGACGCCCTATCCGCCAAACTGGCGTCTCAATGGCACCCTAGTGGCCCATCTGCACGAGCATTCAGAGTCTGTAATCAAGCTGGCTTCACTGCGCCCACATGGCTCGCTCTTCGCCAGTGGCAGCATCGATGGCACCGTGCGGCTGTGGGACTGCAGCAAGCTGAACGGCAACCAAGGCATCAACAAGTCCCGTCAGGTGTACTTTGCCAATACCCCGATCTATGCATTGGCCGCCTGCGATAGCGGACAGTCGCTGGCCGTGGGAGGCAAGGATGGCAGCCTACTGATGATGCGGATCGATCGCAATTCGGCCAAGATGACGCTGCAGCAGGCCCTGGAGCAGAA CGAACACAACGATGGACCCGTTGTGGACATGCATGCCTACGACCAGGCCACTCAGAGCGTCATCGTGTATGCCACGCTCTATGGCGGCATTGTGGCCTGGGACACGCGCATGCAGCACAGTGCCTGGCGGCTCCAGAACGAGCTACGGCACGGGGTCATCACCACAATCTGTGCCGATCCCACCGGCTCTTGGCTGGCTACAGGCACCAGCGGCGGCAAGCATATCTGTTGGGATTTGCGATTCCGTTTGCCCATTGCAGAGATAAAGCACCCGGCAGACTCGTGGATCCGAAAGGTGGCCTGCCATCCCACAGAGCCGTCGTATCTGATCTCAGCCTCGCAGTCGAATAACGAGGTGTCCGTGTGGAACATCGAGACGGGTCAACGACAGACGGTCCTATGGGCCAGTCCCGCCCCCGTGCTCACCAACACCAGTCTAAATGATCCGGCCACAACGTGCGGCATTCTCAGCGGAGTTGTGGATGGAGCGCCTTTCATTCTGACAGGAAGCTCGGATCAGCGCATCCGGTACTGGGACATTGCATCGCCAAAGAACTCTTCGCTCAAGGTGCCAGCGGCCAATGATAACCTGACGGATGTGGCATTCAACTACAG TGCCCGCCTGATTGACGGCAGCCAGGTGATTGAAGAGCAAGTCATTTCCATGGGCACCGGCGATTCCCAACAACTTCGAACTTCGACGGAGGAGAATCCCCGATCCGGGCCAGACATGCCCACGGCTAGCCATAGGGACGCCATCACCGACCTGCTCATGTGTAAGGACAAGGGCCAAATCTACATAGCGTCGGCATCGCGCGACGGTGTCATCAAGCTGTGGAAGTAA